The genomic interval AGAGGCGCCCCTCCTCTTCATCACTTTAAATACTGTTGTGGAAGAGTAAACTCCTTCCCGGTCGGTAATGAATATCCTGTATTGAATTCAAGTCTGACGTTTCGTTCTCCACTATCTTCATACCATCAATTCTTAGAACTTTACAGATGGAATAAACTAATGTTAATATGaacataaaataggcctacagtGTATTCTAAATTGCACATACATTTCCCACAGACTCATGTTGATCTTGTCCTGTCATGAATGTAGTTGTCTTACCTTGGTTCAGTCTGATGTTCTTTTCTCCCAAGGTGAAACATTTTCCTCAAATCAGGAGAGGCGGATTTCCTATAACCAAGGTTAGTTTCCCTCCAAGGCGGAGGTATCTGTGAAGAGGGCAGTAAGGCAGGCTATCGCGTCCCTCATGTGATGAAGAAAATAAGATCCCACTGCCAACCACAGACCTGTAACACAGATTCTGGATATTGTCTTCCTAACCTTATTAGCAAAAGTGCTGCGTGTATGGGGCTACAGTAATGCACTGGCAATACTGCCTCAATTCAAAGTCTGCTCACAGATTATAAATGATTTGCTAATAAATTAATGCAGTTAAATAGGCTACCTAAAGAAGACAAACTGACAAAAACACGGAGGACCTATCCATTTAGGCCCTATTTTTTTCAATAAATTCGCTTAGGATCAGCCCAAACACACTGCAAACAAAAAAGGGTGAGCTCTAACGGTGCACGAATGCAGTGTAATCCCTGGCCTTCAAAAATAACAAATGGATTATGCAAGGGGGCGGGGGGGTCATCCCAAATGATTTATAAATGCAAAAATACATCTGACTACATCGTCTAAACACTGAACTCGCTTCCGCGTTTCTTTACTTTCTTTCTTTACCTATTTTCTTGGTGCTGGGCTAGCCCACGACCAGGAAATAACTAGCTAAAATACGGCATGCAGTCATCCCATTGCAACTTTATCAACTCTCATTTAATAGCAAACACATGATGCAATTCCATAGTTACTTGTTGGATTTTCTCACTTGATTCTAGTCCATCACTGCGTCTCAGTAAATGTACGTGTTTTAAAATAGGTCGAGGAGGCAGCGTCAAACTCCGTTGCGGTTTCCAGTCAAAACGAGGTACCCGCAAAAGTGCTAAAAATCAAGAACAGGGGCGCGTTCAGCAGGATACAGAGTTTTGGAACGTCCAGATAGAAatatgctatgtagaacaaacatgcctcttcGATTTGTTCATAATGAATGACGTTCATTTCTATTTGCAATGTTCAAGAACGTTTTGCAAATGAAGGTGACCCTGTTCACACCCAGTACACATTTGAGAGGTTAGATCATTTTTGTCCACCATCAATTAGGTGAAATGTAATCTCAGACCACATATAGCCTAAACATAATATGGCCATAGAAGTGttgtaaaataaaatggtgagATCCTTATGAGAAGAGATTCCTGCTGGAGAAGAGAAAGAGGTGACCTGGAAGCGGAAGTGTGCGTAATTCATAGGCTATAATGGCAAGACCGCGAATTGTGGTGATAGAAGCGCTGACAATGCTACGAGATTTGGATGAAATAGAGTCAGATGCGGGGGGAGAAACTTGATGCTGAGATCGACTATGATGATGAATTGGGGAATTCTTCAATAGATTCCGATGCTGGTTGCGATTCTGATTATGAGCCTGATCTGCCTCAGCGTCGGCGCAAGAGAGTACGAACGATGCCCACCGTGCAGGTGTCAACAactcagatggagggagaggagaaggacggCACGGTTTGGATAAAACAGCCAGTGGACAACGCTGCAGGTCGGTTATGAGCACAGAATGGCACCCCATTGGAATCGGGCCCTACACCTTACGCCAAAGGCAGAATCGACAGAGCATTCGACAGCTTCCATTGTTTATGTGACATGCAGATGTTGCAGCACATCAAGGACTGTACTGTAGCTGAGGTCGGACGTGGGACATGTATGTGGATGAGCTGGAAGCGTTCATTGCGCTCCTGTATGTCCGAGGACTGTACGTAGGAATGAACACGCCTTTGGAGAGCTTCTGGAACGAAAAATGTggggtgattttttttttttcccccGAGAAACTATGCCCACGGAACCGCTTCAGAGAGATCATGCGATACCTGCGTTTTGATGCAAGAGAGACCAGACGCATGCACTTGGAAACGGACAAATTCGCCCTGGTATCAGAAGTTTGGGACGCGTTTGTACAGAACTGTGTTTCCGCTTACAAGCCAGGAGTGAACATTACCGTTGAGGTGCAATGGTTCCCCTCAAAAGCTAAGTGCACCTTTGCGCAGTACATCCCCTACAAGCAAGACAAGTGGGGCATGAAGCTTTTGTTGGCAGCTGACATCGACAGCAAGTACGTGCTGAATGTCTTTCCGTATCTGGGGAAAGGTGAATCCCAGCTTCCTGAAAATGTGGTGATGAGGCTTGTAGAACCTTACCTTGGCGAGGGTAGGAATGTAAACACAGACGAGATCTTCACATCACTGCCATTGGCAAATAAGTTGATTGACAAGAACACAAGCTTAGTCGGGGTTATGAAAGTGAGCCGGGGGCTGCCTCTCTCTGTGAGCAACCAGGCACAGGCAGAGCTGTTCTCCACAACGGCACGACAAAGCAACACGGTTTACAGACGTAAGCCAAGAGAGAACGTCTGTATCCTGAGTAATAAGCTTCCGACAGTTGCTATTGGCGGTGACACAAATAGAAAACCAGAGACCCTGACGCACTATAACAACACAAAGGTATGTTATAACGTTAATACAGCTGCCATGCACGGTGCTCCTCTGTTGTAGCAAAATAATTCTAaggtattgtactgtattctattccaGGTTGGTGTGGATAAGATGGCCAGACAGTTCACGGTGAAAGCAGATTCCCAACGCTGGCCTGTTGCCGTATTCTACAACCTGCTTGAACTGGCTGCTGGGTGATTATGCAACTACGGACACTTCTATGTCCTCGGGTCAGTTTTGGGGATTttataaaacaaatacaaatgtgTATGTTAAGTTCACACTGGAATCACCCCATACTTTTTTAAACACCTCTCTATCAAGTATTTTAGCTACTTTCCAGATGCATTTTATACCTCAATTTCACTATTTTGCCCTTGTCCCTGACCCAGACTTTTAAGCTTCTATGTTTTTCTATGAGAAAACAATGAATAATTACACATTATATAATGTTATGTACGACAGAAATAGTCAATTAAATTAAATCTATATCAATATTTATTGTGAGTATGCCCtttatatcaatcaatcaatcaatcaattttattttatatagcccttcgtacatcagctaatatctcgaagtgctgtacagacacccagcctaaaaccccaaacagctagtaatgcaggtgtagaagcacggtggctaggaaaaactccctagaaaggccaaaacctaggaagaaacctagagaggaaccaggctatgaggggtggccagtcctcttctggctgtgccgggtggagattataacagaactatgccaagatgttcaaaaatgttcataagtgacaagcatggtcaaataataatcatgaataattttcagttggcttttcatagccgatcatcaagagttgaaaaacaacaggtctgggacaggtggcggttccataaccgcaggcagaacagctgaaactggaatagcagcaaggccaggcggactggggacagcaaggagtcaccacgggcggcagtcccgacgcatggtcctagggcccaggtcctccgagagaaagaaagagagaaggagaaaattagagagagccaagattttcaaaatttccataaatgacaagcatggtcaaataataatcaggaataaatctcagttggcttttcatagccgatcattaagagttgaaaacagcaggtctgggacaggtaggggttccataaccgcaggcagaacagttgaaactggaatagcagcaaggccaggcggactggggacagcaaggagtcaccacggccggtagtcccgacgtatggtcctagggctcaggtcctccgagagaaagaaagagagaaggagaaaattagagagagccaagattttcaaaatgttcataaatgacaagcatggtcaaataataatcaggaataaatctcagttggcttttcatagccgatcattaagagttgaaaacagcaggtctgggacaggtaggggttccgtaaccgcaggcagaacagttgaaactggaatagcagcaaggccaggcggactggggacagcaaggtgtcatcatgcccggtagtcctgacgtatggtcctagggctcaggttctcagagagaaagagagaacgagagaattagagagagcatacttaaattcacacaggacactggataagacaggagaagtactccaggtaaccaactgaccctagccccccgacacaaactactgcagcataaatactggaggctgagacaggagcggtcaggagacactgtggccccatccgaagaaacccccggacagggccaaataggaaggatataaccccacccactttgccaaagcacagcccccgcaccactagagggaaatcctcaaccaccaacttacaatcctgagacaaggccgagtatagcccacaaaggtctccaccacagcacaaaccaagggggggcgccaacccagacaggaagatcacgtcagtaactcaacccactcaagtgacgcacccctcctagggacggcatgaaagagcaccagcaagccagtgactcagcccctgtaacagggttagaggcagagaatcccagtggagagaggggaattaTGTGTTTTTTACACATAATATACCTGTCCTTTGGGAGTGGTGTCATTTCCACCATTGCGGACAAATTCCTCATTAATAACACTTTTTCAAGAGAATATTAATTTTGTTACCATGGAAACATATTGTGACACTGAAGCACATGGCTGCAGCAGACAGTTGTTCCAGATGTGATGTCCAGAAGTTGAAGAAAAATCTAGGTACATATTGGTTGTGTAGAGAATATTTTAATTGTCAGTCATTTCCAAACAGGCTATAATTTCTTTAATTTGTGGTAGaactttatattttttttatatattttatgtatTGAGTGTAAACAATATGCTAGCTGTAATACTAACCAAAGCATGCTAAGCAGTCTGTCAATTTTCTCCAGAAACTGTAGAAGTGTCATTTCCATCACAGTCATTTCCATCACAAACTTAAGTGTGGTGGAAATGACACAACCCATTATCGTATTCGTTTTTCctttactttttaaaatgtttactttAGGCTTATTTAATCATGTTTTAAATTAATTGAATCTAGAAAATGCTCCAAGGTGAAAACTAAGTagtatttgtctttattttttgaAGATGCCACATAAAACAGCACAGAGGTCAGAGACATAGAAACTAAATAAAAAATGATCCTATACGATACCAGTAACATCTGcaaaaagacagggagagatactGGAAGAAAAAAGAGAAGGGAGAAGTGATATCTATCTCTGAGCTTACAACGCGAGAACAAAGAAACAAGAGAAGGCAATGGAAATGGAACCAACGGAATAGAAGACAGACTTTAAAGTGAAAGGTTGCAATGGAGACCTACCTAATCAGGcaacacaccacctcagtcaccagatGACCTGCAGCCAGAACATGAGGCTAACATACCTGCCCCTAACTTACCTGCCCCTGATGCACACCCTGATACCCCTTCCTCATCGTCTGCAACAGGAATGAGAAGTCGAATACTTGCTGGACGGAAAAAGGTTGGAAGGGCTCGCTCAAAAGCATACAGAGATCTAATATGACAAATGTCAAACTTGATAATGCTTTATGGAAAGCTGCGAAATACCAAAAAAAGGTATGATCGACTGATGAACAAAATGGCGGGAAAAACAGCTAATGGCGGGAACTCCGAAGAACTTGAAGGATTTTattgtttcaaaatgccatcattGCAGAGTTAAAACAGAAGTATAAAAAAATGTGCAGTGCCAAGGACAAACAAGTGGCTTCAAAAATGCTCAGAGGCAACATCCTGAGAAAGTATGGCCTGGTCAAAGCCTCAAACAGAATTTTGATTTTCAGCAAAAGCAATGAGGGCAAATGAAAACAGGCCATCAAGTCTTCAATACTCCAAGAAAAAGCAGTGGAACAGAATTAGCACAGCCACAGAAGAGAATCTCTAGATTCTATGAACGTGATGACAACAGGGAAAAAGGACACATTAACGAGGAACAAGAAGAAAAAACAAAAGTGCTTCTTGAATGGCACAATTCAGAACCTTTATCAGAAGTTTAAGAGGGAATATTCAGAAATTCAAATTTCCTACTGTGAATTCTGCAAAATATGTCCTTTTTGGGTTGTCGAGCCagcagtccaggatagggacaCATGTCTCTGCAAAACCCACACCAACATCCAGTTCATGGCTGACAAACTACAGCATCACAAAGTGATCCGCTGCAGCAACATTGAGAACCTTATTGAGTctttgtgctgtgagaaccttattgagtttttgtgctgtgagaaccttattgagtctttgtgctgtgagaaccttattgagtctttgtgctgtgagaacctGAAGAAGGAGTGCATGTACCCAGAGTGCTCCCTTTGTCAAGCCAAAGAGCTTAAAACATCTGACTTTGATGCTGTTGAGCAGACATGGTGGTTTGAGTGGAAAAACAAagctgaagagagagaagaagaaaaacaaaGAGGAAAACATGGAGAAGTTCACTGTACATTTGACAGTAAAAGAAAAGGTGGACCAAGATGGAAAATTCAACTCATCTCAAAGCACCGTCCAGCCCATTGACGATCTAAGTGAAGCATTAATTGGAAAGTGGTGTGTGGTGGAGTATGATCAGGACGTTTACCCTGGTATCGTGCAAGATGTTCACGCAGATTAGTGCTCTTGTGAAAACCATGAGTCGCGTTGGTCCCCAACCGTTTTATTTTGGCCAATGAGAGACGACATCATATGGTACAGAACACAGCATGTGCTTGGACTAGTCCCTGAGCCCCATCCAGtgaccaaaaagcacatggagCTGGATGCCTTGATCTGGGAGGAACTTAGCTCTCTTTCTAAGAATTAGATTCCCTTGGAAActcactatacagtacatacaaagcAGGGCATAAAATCATACATTAAATAAAACATGTGTAGCTCTCAATTAACTCTTCCCTCTATATATGTGCTAGAATTTCTATTTGCAGCATCTCAAGTGCAAGTTCCACTGTTTTGGAATCTTACTTTGTCTTATATTAATGAAATGTTTAACAATGGTTGTTGTTCAAAATGTTTGCATTAAAATATTGTTTTCATACGTTTTCTTTACATAGAtgtcatttccaccacaccttgtcatgtccaccacaccttgtcatttcTACCACACTTTGTCATTTCCatcacaccttgtcatttccaccacacTTTGTCATGTCCACCACACCTTGTCATGTCCACCACACCTTGTCATGTCCACCACACCTTGTCATGTCCACCACACCTTGTCATGTCCACCACACCTTGTCATGTCCACCACACCTTGTCATGTCCACCACACCTTGTCATGTCCACCACACCTTGTCATGTCCACCACACTTTGTCATTTCCATCACACCTTGTCATGTCCACCACACCTTGTCATGTCCACCACACCTTGTCATGTCCACCACACCTTGTCATGTCCACCACACCTTGTCATGTCcaccacaccttgtcatttccaccacaccttgtcatttccaccacacTTTGTCATGTCCACCACACCTTGTCATGTCCACCACACCTTGTCATGTCCACCACACTTTGTCATTTCCATCACAACCCATATTTTGAGGTAAATGAGTATAGTATGTATAATTTGGGTGGGGGGTGGAAATATCTTACTTTTCatgataaataaatgttttcaacTGTCACCAAGGCAAGTTTATACATTCAGACGTCATGTTGAATTATTAACATTAGGACAACCTTAAAAATCACTTTAAATAATATTCAATACAAGTTCATGTACAAATGTATAAGAAATCCGTTATAAATCAATTGtatgatatttcattttcaactaAAATGGATGTTTAATGACCTGATGGAAATGACATTTGTCTATAAATTCCTGAATAGTACGATCGTAGCCATTATCAGATATAGTTTCTAGACAAATCAAAGACAAGTACAATACTGGTAAAATGGTGTTTGAATAAGTTTACATTTCTGAAAGTTTGCACGGCCTAAGTGCCCGAAGTTGCATAATCCCCCTGCTATCAACTCGCACGTTTTGTTCACCCTGTGCACAGGTAAGACAACCCCGAGGAGAGATTTCATCATGTAGTTAGAATTGGAGCTTTGTGAGAACCACATGAGCGCCAGGGGCAAGGCAGCAGCGTACGATGTCCCAAATGACGCACCACCGCTCTCCGAGAAGAAGAGACAGTGCCAGGTGCACGGATGCATGCGGAACAAAGACTGCGACTTCTGCGGGACCTGTAAGCGATTTGTCTGCGGAAAGTGCTCATTCCAGAATAAAGATTTGTCGAAGATTTGTGTTGACTGTCATGACATGTTACTGTAAGAGTCTTCTGCTTAAAGGAATAACTGCTGCTATGCATAAAGGCGCACATGCCCGAGAGAGGCCACAACGAGTTCATTAATGACTGACACCAGTATAGGCTGTTTATACGACTGACGCTTGTTATATGCttgttatattattttataatacCGTTATTGGTTTACATTTGCTCGTTGTACACTTTTTTGAGCTGACTAGGCCCATTTAGCCCTATTGACAGTGCGTATTTTGGATACACCTATAGCCTACTAGGTAGACTACTTAGACTAACCTCGGGAAAAACTGGTATAAAAATAAGATGCTTCTAAATTAAATTACTGTGAATGTGATTTCTTTATTGTTCTTTTCGTTAAAATCGACAAATACAATGGAATTACCATTTACATTTTGGTGTTTCTTTCCCTCGATTAAAACAGAACAACCTAGGCTATTATAAAGGTCTAAAACTCCAAATGCAGTCACGCAGCATGACCTATGACAGGGTCACCGGAAAACGTGTGGCGACATTTGCCGCAGCACATTTCAATCTTTTGGTTTAGTTTATTAAAATGCAGTATACTCCATTTTGTTTGTGAGAAAATGTGAATGGGATCAAATAGAGTTTATATTCTTGGGCCACAAAGACTTTTTCAATCCAAAATGATTAACTTGAATGAATCAATAGACACGATAGCTGACAGACTGAGTACATTTTTTTTACAAGGCCTGCAGTTGCATTGGGCAGAACTATAGGAAGCAAGgaagcaagctcagccctgtgcgTTTGATTGTCCATCAAGTTGCTTTCTCTGTGTTTAGGAAACCCCCCAGTCCTTATTTAAAATATAATTCATATGAAGTACACGTTTGCTGGACTTTGACAGGGGTTTCATCCCCCCCAAGTCCAGGAGTTTTTCCaggaataaaaaaacaaaaacaatacttgacctgattagaaaaactcaggtcccatcatagcccatattaAACCTTTTTAGATTCATTACGTCAGACGTTCCAGAATTGTACCTGGTTAGGTTCGCAAATCAGGAAAAACTATGGGTcccagatgtttttttttcaCCACCCCACTCTTTGTCCTGCGGTGATGCCTCTGGTATAGGCTACATAGGCTAAGCTTTTAGAATGCCTACCTAAAATCACATCATCAGTACACTGACTGCGATTATTTGAATTACAGTGTTTTAATTTAATTGATAGATTTTAATTGTTcaacaaatatttattttccatGACCATCATACGACCTATAAGCCTACATAGTCTAACCAAAAACTCAGGTAAACTCCGGTAAGAATGTCTGGCTACATTCCAACAGATAGGTGCACAGAAACTACACTCTGACCAATCAAAGACTTGACGGGGAAGTTTGGGGTCTTTATTTTGACGGAGCGTCTCTGGCTTCGGAAcctcaccgattgaaacgctattagcgcgcaccaccgctaactagctagccatttcacatcggttacacatatGCTAGATTGAGGGGAGTCATCACTGGAGTCCCAATATCTATGTCCACAGGGGATATTAAAGAAAATGTGAAGGGAGGCAGAGTGATTGGGGCCAAAAAGTTGATCAGTAGGAAAGAGGGTCAAAGAAGTGAAAGCTTATCAGGGATGCTGAGGTTTGAGAAAGTCTTGCCGGGAAAATTACATGTAGGAGTCCTTAGTTTCAATGTTAGAGAATTTGTCCCATATGCACTGCAGTGTTTTAAATGCCAAAGAATGGGACATGTAGCTGCTCAGTGTAACGGAAAGAAAAGATATGCCGAGTGTGGAGGGGCACATGATTACAGTGAATGTGGAAGCAATGTGAAGATTAAGTGCTGTAATTGTGGGGGAGAACACAGGGCAGCAGTTGGTGGATGCCAGGCACAGAGAGAGGCTAGAGGCTCAGAGATATGGGATCAGTAGAAGTTAGGGATTCAGTTGGTTTTGAATTTTATTTTCATGGTAGTACAGAATTGGGCAGGTCATGATTTATCGTACATtgcagcacagtaggtggcggcatgcgcGAAAACGATTGTTTGCGGACCGCTATGATATCatagaagcagaagaagaagaaggctaTGACTGCTTCTGTACTGCTCCCTTTTTGCGCTATCTGAAAAACATGAATTTGTCGAGACGAATTGGTCAAATTGAATAAGACGGAGAAAAGCAAGCATGTAAGCATATAACTGTGGAATTGCATTAGTTCGGTGGTTGTTTGTAATTTACAGCAAAGAAAATGGAATGTGATGAATGCTAGCCTGTACATTATCGTAGCCATTTACTGTAGCTTTTAGCTATGGAGTTGAGTTTAGTCCTCTAGCCGAGACAGATTCCTAATAGGACCTGGAGTTAACCTAAAGCAGATTCGTTATTTTGTCAGCTATTTAGCTATACCAGCTAGTTAGCTACACAGACCACACAGATCATGATACCATCCCTAAAGTTAGCAAATTATTTGATCAGTCTCTAAACTTGACTACcgcagtggccttgtggttattGTCCACCCTGAGATTGGACGGTTGTGAGTTCAATCCCTGgccgagtcataccaaagactgtaaaaatgggacTTGATGCATCTCTGCTTgtcactcagcattaaggagatagattgggggtaaggccctgcgatagactagcgtcctgtccaagCTGCCCCGCGCTACATAAATAGGAGTTGGGACAGGAGCCTATGAGACGTTCCGGCTAGCACAAGCCAAGGCACTTACTAACTTGGCTAGGTACCTAGTTGATGTTTACATGACCCTAACAATGGATAGCCAGCTACGATGGCTAGCTAGTTAAGACTGTTGCCTTAATTTCACACGGTAATATTCTTCAAAATCAAGGTTTGAAAGCACGACTGATGAGCTAGCcagggtgccagtctgtttgtgccatcatgccactcattgtcatgccaaactgTTTGGCATATGTCACGGAGTACAAGGAGTGTAATGTTAACACAAACACATACCCATGTTACCAATGAGAAGCTGAGGTGGAAATCTTAGCTAGAATCATTTGTGGCTTAACATGTTAATTAATAATTTCCCATATGAGAGGCAGTGCAATTTAGGGAGTATTGGCAATACATCACTGATATAGTGTACCAATATTGCTAATCACAATATTCTGTGTGTATTACAAGTCAATGGTTGGTTGGTAGTGTGACCTCCCTGCTGCTGTCATCGAATGTGGGACTAGCTAGCCTGTCTTGCTGCATTCTACACAGATTCTGTCTCTGGAGATATTTGAGGAACACAAACGTTGGTAGTAACAGATCTACCTCCTCTGAATCCAGGGAAATGTTTTGCcttggggggaaaaaacgattgacTGAACAAAGGTAAGAGAATCACATTCACCACACAGTAAGAACAGAGGACCAGCTCAGAATGAGTCTATTGAAAATGAATGTAATTTTGAATACACAGTAGGGCATGTTCATTGAAGCGTTAGTATTTTATATTGCACGTAGAAAATAAGATATACTTTTATTTGCCAATTTGACAGGAAAGTCTCTGCCTCCCATGTGGGGAAACTCAGCAATAAGCTAAAAGCCATCCTGAAGAAAAAGTACCAAAGTCCGCCAGGGGGGAAAACTGAGCATCCATTTTATATACATTGTGATCTCCACTATCAAGCTGGTAAAAGTAGCAAGGAGAACCAACATGAGTACATTCTATCTGAGCCAGGCTACAGGAGAAGACATCAAGGAACATGTTCATTCCTAAACTCCGAAGTCGATGAGCCTATCAGAACAGCTCTGACAAAGGGCGTCTCTGGTATTGGCAAAACTAGCCAGGTGCGGATGATGATTCTTAACTGGGCAGAGGGAAAAGGAAACCAGGAAGTCCAACTAATATTTCCCCTTCCTTTCCGAGAGCTGAATTTGCTGAAGGAGAGACTGAGTCTGATTGAACTTCTTTACGAGTTTTTCCCAGAATTGAAAGAACCTGGAATTTGCAACTTGGAGAACTGCAGAGTTGGGTTCTTCTTTGACGGGCTGGATGAATTCTGTCGTCCTCTCGACTTCAAGAACAGCCTGATTGTGACCAATGTCACAGAGGTTTCCTCCGTGCCGACACTGCTGACAAACCTCATTAATGGTAATCTTCTTCCCTCTGCCGCTCACATATGGATTACATCCAGACCTGCAGCAGTCCATCGCATCCCTCTTCAGTACATTGACAGAGTGTCAGAAATCGAAGGCTTCACCGACTCCCAGAAAGAAGAGTTCTTCAGGAGAGCAATCAATGACAAGAACCAGGCCAAAGCAGTTATCACCTACTTGAAGAACTCGAAGGGCCTCTACAACTTGTGCCAGATACCTTGCATGTGTTCAATCTCAGCGTCAATACTCGAGAAACAGACATATGTACCCGACAAAACATGCGAACCTGTCGCACTAACTCCATTATTTAACGACCTACTTGTCCTGTTACAAATGGGGAACCACAATGTAAAGATAGTTGATGAATTGGGGGAACTAGCCTTTAAGCAGTTGGTGAAAGGCAACACGGTTTTCTACGAGGAAGACCTAAGAGAGTGCAACATTGATGTCCAAGTGGCAGCTGTGTACGCAAAAGTGATCATACCCATCTTCAGGGAGGATATTGGGCTGCAGCAAAAGAAGATCTACTACTTTGGGCATACCACCATCCAGGAGTTCATTGCCGCATTGTGGTTTCTTCAATCTGTTGGCGTCCAAGACAAAAACCAGGCTGTCAACCGGAAAACCCAGATCGAGAGAACTCTCTGGTTTTTTAGAGATGCCACCCAACTCAAGAGCGCGGTGGACATGACTTTGCAGAGCAAGACTGGACATATGGACCTCTTCCTTCGCTTCCTCCTCGGCATTGCTCAGAACTTTAACCAGATGTTCTCAGAGGCTGGCTTCATCTCGTCTACTGCCCTTCCGGAAATGTTAGTGTACATCAAGAAGAAGGTCTTGGAGAATCCCGCTTCGCCGAGGACCCTCAACCTGCTGAACTGCCTGAGGGAACTGAAAGACTACTCTCTAGACAATGATAGTGTGCGCTTTCTCAAGACGGGAATCCCCCCAGATGCCAAATATCCacctgcacattggtccgacctGGCCACTCTGTTAGTGGCATCGGAGTCTGGGTCGATAGACATGCTTGGGTTAGAAGTAGagaacagaggagacaaggaactTCTGAGGATGCTGCCAGTGATCAAAGCTTC from Salvelinus alpinus chromosome 2, SLU_Salpinus.1, whole genome shotgun sequence carries:
- the LOC139567752 gene encoding NLR family CARD domain-containing protein 3-like isoform X1; protein product: MEMFCLGGKKRLTEQRKVSASHVGKLSNKLKAILKKKYQSPPGGKTEHPFYIHCDLHYQAGKSSKENQHEYILSEPGYRRRHQGTCSFLNSEVDEPIRTALTKGVSGIGKTSQVRMMILNWAEGKGNQEVQLIFPLPFRELNLLKERLSLIELLYEFFPELKEPGICNLENCRVGFFFDGLDEFCRPLDFKNSLIVTNVTEVSSVPTLLTNLINGNLLPSAAHIWITSRPAAVHRIPLQYIDRVSEIEGFTDSQKEEFFRRAINDKNQAKAVITYLKNSKGLYNLCQIPCMCSISASILEKQTYVPDKTCEPVALTPLFNDLLVLLQMGNHNVKIVDELGELAFKQLVKGNTVFYEEDLRECNIDVQVAAVYAKVIIPIFREDIGLQQKKIYYFGHTTIQEFIAALWFLQSVGVQDKNQAVNRKTQIERTLWFFRDATQLKSAVDMTLQSKTGHMDLFLRFLLGIAQNFNQMFSEAGFISSTALPEMLVYIKKKVLENPASPRTLNLLNCLRELKDYSLDNDSVRFLKTGIPPDAKYPPAHWSDLATLLVASESGSIDMLGLEVENRGDKELLRMLPVIKASQTATLSYHNLTEKSCECLASALTSKVSNLKALDLSFNTLKDSGVQLLAAGLAKPHCRLERLKLSGCRVKQNGFAALAKALKSNPSHLRELDLSGNEPEESGVFHLVDVLKVVKCELQILKLSNCKLGLELSHALAVLLIDNPRHLRELDVSMNDLGDAGVELLMDILKSTQIYKLELYCCQLTEKCCESMFGCLVNIPSLRELNLSNNNLKDEGVKILCKAFGLPACQLEKLNLASCGFTSGGSPWLAGGFTFSPTFLKHLDISRNHLGHSDVVSFFLFLKTIRFSLETLRLSDCKMTELCCPELVEALRSNLTNLKELDLSRNELGDSGVKTLCMGLTSATCKLERLFLRCCGITAEGCSSLALALKSSCSKITELGLVGNDTGEEGLRILSGIRDDPHYKLQTLEIND
- the LOC139567752 gene encoding NLR family CARD domain-containing protein 3-like isoform X2, whose amino-acid sequence is MFCLGGKKRLTEQRKVSASHVGKLSNKLKAILKKKYQSPPGGKTEHPFYIHCDLHYQAGKSSKENQHEYILSEPGYRRRHQGTCSFLNSEVDEPIRTALTKGVSGIGKTSQVRMMILNWAEGKGNQEVQLIFPLPFRELNLLKERLSLIELLYEFFPELKEPGICNLENCRVGFFFDGLDEFCRPLDFKNSLIVTNVTEVSSVPTLLTNLINGNLLPSAAHIWITSRPAAVHRIPLQYIDRVSEIEGFTDSQKEEFFRRAINDKNQAKAVITYLKNSKGLYNLCQIPCMCSISASILEKQTYVPDKTCEPVALTPLFNDLLVLLQMGNHNVKIVDELGELAFKQLVKGNTVFYEEDLRECNIDVQVAAVYAKVIIPIFREDIGLQQKKIYYFGHTTIQEFIAALWFLQSVGVQDKNQAVNRKTQIERTLWFFRDATQLKSAVDMTLQSKTGHMDLFLRFLLGIAQNFNQMFSEAGFISSTALPEMLVYIKKKVLENPASPRTLNLLNCLRELKDYSLDNDSVRFLKTGIPPDAKYPPAHWSDLATLLVASESGSIDMLGLEVENRGDKELLRMLPVIKASQTATLSYHNLTEKSCECLASALTSKVSNLKALDLSFNTLKDSGVQLLAAGLAKPHCRLERLKLSGCRVKQNGFAALAKALKSNPSHLRELDLSGNEPEESGVFHLVDVLKVVKCELQILKLSNCKLGLELSHALAVLLIDNPRHLRELDVSMNDLGDAGVELLMDILKSTQIYKLELYCCQLTEKCCESMFGCLVNIPSLRELNLSNNNLKDEGVKILCKAFGLPACQLEKLNLASCGFTSGGSPWLAGGFTFSPTFLKHLDISRNHLGHSDVVSFFLFLKTIRFSLETLRLSDCKMTELCCPELVEALRSNLTNLKELDLSRNELGDSGVKTLCMGLTSATCKLERLFLRCCGITAEGCSSLALALKSSCSKITELGLVGNDTGEEGLRILSGIRDDPHYKLQTLEIND